The Caproicibacterium amylolyticum genome includes the window AACAATCAGCGTTGTTTTGTCACCGACGCCGCCGGTGGAATGTTTGTCCACTTTAATTCCATCGATTGCAGACAAATCTACCATATCGCCGGAGTGTGCCATGCACATGGTCAGCTGCGCTGTTTCGTGCGGAGTCATACCCCGCAGAAAGATTGCCATCAGCAGTGCGCTTGCCTGATAATCCGGAATCTCCCCTGCAACATAACTGGTTATAAAAAACTGGATTTCCTCATCCGACAGCACACCGCCATCCCGCTTTTTCGCGATGATATCATACATTCGCACGGCGGATTCCTCCTTTTTCACACGAAATTTTAATACCCGTGTGCTTCTTCTTTCTTAATGATTTTCACAATGCGGCTGGTGCCAAGGCGGCTTGCACCCAAGTTTAGAAACTTTTCGGCATCTTCCAGGGAAGCGATGCCGCCCGCAGCCTTAATGCGCACATTCCCGCCGACATGCTGATGGAACAGTTCCACATCTGCAAAGGTAGCGCCCTCGGTAGAAAATCCAGTGGATGTTTTAATAAAGTCCGCACCGGAATCCGTTACGACCTTGCACATCTTGATCTTTTCCGCATCGGTAAGCAGGCAGGTTTCAATAATCACCTTTAAAATATGGCTGCCGCAGGCCTTTTTGACCTCGCGGATTTCGTTGAGTACATCCTCAAACCGACCATCCTTTACCCAGCTGATATTGATGACCATGTCAATTTCATCCGCACCGTTTGCAAGAGCATCTTTTGCTTCAAAAACTTTTGTCGCGGTGGTGGAGTAGCCGTTTGGAAAACCAATCACCGTGCAGACCGCCATACGGCTGCCGACATACGCTTTTGCCTGTTTCACATAACTTGCCGGAATACAGACGGAAGCGGTTTTGTAGTGCATCGCATCGTCACAAATCTGCTGAATTTCCGCCCAAGTCGCCGTTTGCGTCAGCAGGGTGTGGTCAACGCAGCCAAGAATCTTTTCAATATCCATAGTAGAGCCTTCTTTCCAAAAATTATCATATATCAAAATCTTCTGATTTAAAATTGCTGTAATACCTGCCCTTATCG containing:
- the deoC gene encoding deoxyribose-phosphate aldolase; the encoded protein is MDIEKILGCVDHTLLTQTATWAEIQQICDDAMHYKTASVCIPASYVKQAKAYVGSRMAVCTVIGFPNGYSTTATKVFEAKDALANGADEIDMVINISWVKDGRFEDVLNEIREVKKACGSHILKVIIETCLLTDAEKIKMCKVVTDSGADFIKTSTGFSTEGATFADVELFHQHVGGNVRIKAAGGIASLEDAEKFLNLGASRLGTSRIVKIIKKEEAHGY